The sequence TATGGACACACATCTCTTGATggattaaataattaagaaactaTACATTTGTAGAACTTTGGGTCTCATTGGGTTTAATGGAATGGCTTTAATAGGAATACAGATGAAAATGGAATAGCCATTTCCATTGACATGTGCATATGATTAAATGACTATCCCATTCTAGTCCTATTATACTTGAGACAAATCAGATTGAGTATAATAAAGCATTTTTTATGACAAGGGATGGAGCTGGTGCGGTGGCAGTTTGAGGGGTTGATGAAGGTAGGACCATGATGGAGCAGCACTGGAAGAACATGATTTTTAGCATTCTTAGAAATCTAGATGGAACGAAAGACAGTTCCTATTTTGGAGGGAATGGCTATTCCCTCTTTTTGATGGTATAAGAACACCCTAGGCAATGACTAGTCTCATTCCAAATTTCCAAATAAGACCTTAGTGAATCAAGAAGATTATGAACAAGCAGGGTAAGCAGTGCTAAAACATCCTTGGAAATTATAACATACTGATATAAGCAACTCAGGGATACCCAGCTCAGGCTTTAACATACTGGTACATGCAACCAGATTCTTGGAGGGAAAAATGAAAGGTAAAATTTTTGGAGCTAGTCAAGGGAAACAAAGTCCCACGAATTCGCATTCTTTAGTAGATTTAGCTGGTAAACCAGGAAAATTGCATAAGAGGAGCAAGCAATGGGAATCATCAATTTGTAATAATCAATTTGTAAAAATACAAGCTCTTGAATTAACCTCAATAAGTACCTCTCTGGAACATTAAAAGAAGATGGGATGTACACTCCTGGTTCAATAGTTATTACCTGCACACAAGCCacacaaattaaaaagaaaaaaagaacaggCTATCAGCTAATATGAGTACACATGTCCCTATGCAACTCTAAAGCATAGGTACACATAAGCAGAGAATCAAAACTCCAAAAAGGTTCTCTTGCTCAAAGAGgattaaaactaaaactaagtgGCAGTATTCACCTGCATCAATTCCCCCACCTAACCCCCAgcccaaaaagaaaattatatacttTGTTAATTGAGCCAGAAATCATTTTGTAACTATATTACATGAAATATGTGGTGACAATAAACGGCAAAGAGCCCCAGGGTGTAAGCTTTAAAACTTCACTCAGCTAGCTCTAgctttaagatatttttatgcAACAGAGTTCTTCTAATACCAGTTAACTGTGAGTGCCTATACCTTTCAAGAGAACAGTtctgaaaacagaaaaatatgaGCTGGCAATGGCGCACTAAAAATAAGgtaatatttgattaattataaatcGTAAAATGAAAAGTAATGAAAGTACTGGAGCAGTACTTCAAGGAATAAACATGCCTTTAAATCTTGAATAGGCAGTTAGGCACCAATAACAGGCTTAGGTGCAAACTAGTGTTTAGAAAACACTCATCGGGTACAACCATCCAAGTACATTTGAcagttttcatttaattaaaagagatactttaatatgattttgaaatcaACAGATATGACTGAATCTGTGTGTCAACTCAAGGTGCACAGCAGAGTGTATTACAAAGCAGAATGTCAATGTTGAGAAGAAGAGTGTATTATTATATGGCATGCATAGTAATTACGgagaaaataattatcataattagAGATATCTAACAATCTGCAACAATTGCCTTATTGCCATTGTGAGATTATGTCTTGATATGATTCCTGAAATTGCatttattattagaatattCTATTTCCTATAATTGATTGATCTTGTAATCAATATTGGTTCctttttcatattataaataacatGAGATGTGGTCTACATAGACACAACATTCCGGAGTAAAACACTGTTATATGGTATCAAAGCTTAGGTTATTCTTGGCATAGGAATAACAAAAATCGTGCTCCACCGGGGACAGACCTTTCTGCTCGCTGCCCATCTTCCGGTGATGCTTCCTCATTTCCCAATGACTTTTCTGGCGACTGCCGCTGCCGCCGTCACGCACCAAACAGTTTTGGTTccactttgtttttgttttccccTTTTCGCCAGTGTTCCTTTCGCGTGAACAGTAACATGCACCCTGCAAGCGTGCTTACACTGCCACTGAGCTGCCATCTCGCTGGTGAGACCCTCCAATCAGAAGCGCCTCTCTCCGACGAACCCAACACCGCCAACTGCGACCTCTTCCGCCGCCACACTCCGGCGCATGACACTCACACACGATCCCCTTTCCGGTGTGCGACCCACTCTCCGACAACCTCCCCGCcgtgcttcttctccttcagCAACCTATTTTCCCTTTGTTCGGCTCTATTTTGTCGCTGTTTGACTGACCCACAATCCTGCGATCGCACGATCATGCTTTGCCTctttccaatgacctatttaaGTTTTTCTGGCCACCTTTCCGAAGATCGTCACACCGTCCACGTTTGCAGCCAACTAAAAACCGCCGCACGTGACACCATGGCGGGCCCTGGAGCGTGAAGTTCACGCGCACGACGCCTAACGCATCTCCGGCCAGTGTCACACTGATCTTCTCGGCTCCGCCTCAAGGCATCCTTGGTGGACCTTCTGCTTTTTTCTCGGGTGAACATTACCCGTCGCCATCATCAAAGATCGTCATGTCGTGCACGTGCGCAGCCAACTCAAAACACCACTGCATGCAGCCCCACACAGGGCCCTCGCATATGAAGTTCACACACAAGATGCGTGACACATCTCATACGAGCATCACGCTGGTCCCCATCGTCTCTACGGGCCTTTGTTGGCTGCACAAGACTTGAACCGCCTTTAGTTTCTGAGTTTACCACATTTATAACAAGCTTGGTTGATATCACTCATATGCTCTTGTGGGGGAGTGTGAGATTATGTCTTgatattattcaaaatattgtatttattattagaatattttatttcctattaatCAGTAATTGATTGATCTTGTAATCAATATTGATTCctttttcatattataaataGTTTGAGGTGTGGTCTACGTTGACACCACATACACAGTAAAACAATGTTATAACCATAATTAAAGATATCTAACAATATCTATCCACATAAgcagttatttaaatattaactgATAGTGGTAGAAATTATCTcaaatttatagaaaatagatggaaaaaatgaaattgttgcTTGGTCAGGGAAACAACTTACAACACCTGGCTTCAGAGGACAGTCATTGCTAACCATTGAACAATCATGAATGTCCATCCCTAGATAGTGACCTGGACCAATAAAATGTGATTAGATATATATGCAGTCTCTCTTGGctatcacattttttttgttttcaaacttcAAACTAGCATTCTTTTTGGTTATAATGCTAAAATCTTATGAATCTACAAAACGAAATTATTTCTCTAATGGCCACATATTACATGCTTTGTCAGCAAGCAGATTTAAGCACAAGGCTACCTATAGAAGTTGGGTTCAGCTTATGGTAGGAACTGCTTCCAACATCTCTCAAAATCCCAAGCTCTTTGAGTCCTTTCTGCAGCATTTCAACCTATGCAACCAGATCATTTCACATTACACTTATAACTTCAGCTAGTTGAATAAACAGTAATACATCATTCAAAAGtgcaaaaggaaaaaagcaaGATGACACTCAACAAATAAGGATGGGTCTGTCAAGAATATACTTGGGCGGTCAGGCCACTAGCACTCATTAATTGCTATTACTGGTTATGAGATAGCGTTCAACATGCATAGGGCAAATCAAATATAGAAAGTATTATTTTGGTGGGAAGGGGGTGTTAATGCAAAACGAAggcttgaagaaaaaaattgaacatcaaCTAAGCTAACAGTCAAGAAATTATAGGTTCAGTTCCACTAGAAATCTTGAGACAGAATTAACAGTCAGGTGATAGATACATCCAAACTAAAGTACACAGCTGAAATATAAGGACAGTTTCAACAAGCCTACAACAGAAATTGGAGATAATTAAATTCCCTCTGCTCTCCTTTTTGTGTCTCTCCAACTGATCATAGAATAAAATAGGAATTAATCAAATGACAGTGCTGAGAAGATTAACAAACCAGTTTCACATTGAAAGGGATATTAAGGGAAACCCATGCTTTAATACCCACATAGCATAAGCCAGCATCCAAATTTGAGGCAAACCAAAATGTAGGTATTAATCAAATGTAAGTTGCTACTagctaagacaattttttacttaattaccATAACATTCTACGTATAGTTAAATATTTCCTAAATAACTTCATAGTTCTGATCAATTACTTGTGAAAGTACTGCTTATTCCTAAGCAGATCATTCAGAAAGTTTTAAGATTAGAATAATTAAGGttattttttcctctcaatCCCATCATGTACTGGAAAACAAAAGAGCAACAGAGAACAAACACAGCTTctgataatatttataataatgacTAATAATTGTGTCAATCACCAACTCTCCCTAAATATTAAGCTGTTAGGTGAAGGATCACACATGGCATTATTATATCTACAAGACTACAACACAACCCCCCTAATATTGAAAGGATGGACAAACACAGGCCCACCCAAATTTGTGATgagattcaatttttattttgaagcatGAGGGTGGCAAGGATTAAACTCATGACAACTTAGTCATAGAAGCTTTAATACCATGTTAATCACCAACTTTTCTAAAAGCTTAAGCTATTAGGTGGGTTTTGTGAATGATAATGACCTTATTACATCTCCGGAAAAGTGAAAAGGGAACAAGAAAAAAGGGATACCGAATGGTTGTGTATGTGCCGAATACTGGCACCCGGCTTACAAAGTTCCACACAATGCTTATTTGTTTCCAGTATAAGCGCATAAAGCTCCTCCTGAAATATATAAGAAGCCATGGCATTCATATGAAAAGTGGCAAGAATAAAAGAGTGAAGCAATATGTTGATTTAGaagttaaaaaatcaaaacaacatGGAGATTTagcagttttattttatgttgatttCACGGAGCATGAACAAGGAGAAAAAACTAAGCTTCAAACATGTTTATGTCATGGTATACCAAAAGCAGAGAAAGTTCCTACTCATTACATATTGCCATCCCCAATGATGGGCAGGTGCAAGCTTTTGGCCAAGTAGATACCTTAAAGAGCAAGAGGGGGGGAAGAATCTATCCCTAATTGAATGAACATGCATGAATAAATTATTCTGGTTGTTCATTGAAATTTCAAACAAGACATCAAAAGGAAGCTGGAACTAGAACACGGTTGTACAGAAGAAATCTCACTGAGTTCCTTCTTCTGCTTGTGATAGTATTAAAATCAGGGTTTGTACAAAATGCTGAAGCTAAAcacaaaatagaaaagaaaagtggtGGAAAGACATCCAGACTGCAGCCTCCTAGATGCATGCTTCTTCCCTTTTCAATTCTCACTTTCCTTGTCCCCTCCCCCATGTTTCCTCTCTTCTTATTTCATTTCACTAATAGAATCAAGTCTTTACTCAACCTTCATTGTTTCCAAGTTGTTACACTATACTTGTAAAAAATAATCCCTCCTCATATTTCTGTCATATTGGCCTATAATTCCCTGATGCCCTTGCCTTTGTTCAAAAATGCACCTTAGTGTAGGCAGGATGTTAGCATATATGTATCATCAATCACAACAACTAGAGGTAAACTTCATCTAACTAGCAAGGAATTCACTCTTCACCAAGAGGTCATGTGCCCAACAGTAATTGATAATGCTTCTTCCCTTAATTCTTGAAGTATAGAGGTGTAACTATAGAATTGAGAATATTCAAATATCATAACTAGCAACACTTCCCattatttgttgaaaaagaaaTCTCATAACCCCCTtccctccaaaaaaaaaaaaggaaaataaggaGTTGTGTTGgtttgagaaaatgttttcAGTTTATCGTTTtctgttttcacttttaattacaacaatgtcacattattttcattatattttctatttttaaaggTTTGTATAGGAAACAGTGCAAACAAATGTTCACTATTTCCTTTACAAATCTTTGACAacagaaaacaaatgaaaacaaagtagcattttttcaattaaaattgaaacaagaaataaaaactgAAAGCACTTTCTTGAAGTAAAAAAGGCCCAAGATTTCACGTTGTGAAGTTTAATGTTGCAAAGTCTCATCCTAGAgtagaaaacttagaaagcactATATCATGGCCAAAAGAACTCATGACAAGAAACAAAAGTGAAGTTATTTTAGACATCATAGAAACTTAATCCAGAAGTGCATTGTGTAAGAGAAGAGTTGTACGTCCACAAACAAGAATCCATAAAATTATATGCCCGCCATGGAGTGAGGTTTGCAATACAAAATTGAGACCATGCAGTTTGCTAGTCTTAGATTGctattaattgattaataaattgGATATCAAGTGAGAGGAAAAATCAAGAAAGAAATATAGACATAAGTTTACTGCATatgatgaaatgaaaataaacctTTATTAAACTCTCTGCAATACATAGATATAATTTCTAAAAGCACTTCAATCATGCTAACCTGAGCAGAAGAAAAGCTACCACAAGGTGGCCAGGTACGAGTAAGATCACTGGCATAACCATGTAACTCACATCCAACATCCATCAAAACAAGGTCTCCATGTTTAATCTGCCAAACATATGTAAACATtagaaatatgaaattaaagatACTAGTAAATGGCATTTAGTAAATGAATTTACTCTCTGATCATTCCTAGAATAATGTATAACACTTCCATTAGGCCCACCACCAACCACAGGATTGAATCTGAtacagagaaaaagaaaagaaaaattatatcatcaattatGGAAGAAAGTGCTGCTTAAACTTGAATTTGTTTTCTATTAAAGAActtctctgttttttttgtgGAAGCTTCTTAAATTATTAACAACAATACACAAAGTATTCagacattaaaaaattactttagagGTCAAACTATTCAAAAGAAATACTCACCCCATCCGCTGAGCACCTCTAATTTTGCATTCATATTCAACCTTTGCCGCTAGCATACCTTCAAAAGGGTATGTCTTTGAATGTAGCATTGTCAACAAAAGAGCCTGTTCAAGACCACAAAATGTTCAAATCATCAACTGGTCATCATTTTGCATCTAGGACCAACTAACAGTACAGTTACCAAATGTGAATCTAACAGCTTCATTGAGAATTTGGAATATTTAGTTACCAAATAGTTAGCCATGCAATAAAGATGAAAGTACCTGACAAGCAATTGATGCAGATTCCTTCATCAGCTTGAGCTCTGCTGGTGACTTTATCCATCGCAGTTGATGGGTATAAACAGTTAGATCCCTTACATTGTTACAGTAAGCTAGCGTTTTGAAGGCTTCCAGTTCCATATATGCTGGAGTTGCAGTCTCTACATTGTGGAACAATTTTGATGATCCCCTTATCATATCTGGAAGGATCtgaatcagtaattaaaaatgtaaaattaaaaatcattataaagAACAGAAGTACCAAGGAGATGAAAATGGACTTTTTAGACTGCAAAGCTGTGATAACATCGGCTTCAAGCCTCCAGCAGGCTTACCAGTGGAAATATTTCAGGTGTGAGGACAAAATAGTTGACtatataatttctataaaaGTAAAAGCATTTAATAGTCGATACTGGTGATTCACCTCTTGCAATtttttcattggatatgccTTGTCAGCCTTGAATGCATCTAATGCTGCATCAACTCCTGCTATCTGCCCTTGCCAAATCACATCCTACACAAATTTAaggttttaaaattatgttagcTTGAAATTAGTTACTTCTTTATCCCATAACTCAAAAAAAGTACAATATAAATTACACACACGATGACCAAATTCACAGATGGTTGAATCAAACacgaaaaaaattgaaatgttacATAGATTTATATTGTTAATCAGATCAGatatttattaaacaaatatatttttttatatgtatgtcATCTGATCATAGATTGTCATATATGGTAAGATTGTTGAATTTTGTAATAACTACTTTAAAAATCATACCTAGGGTGATTTCTAATTGGTTACCCATGTAAAAATCTTTACTAACAATGCATAAAAATTTAACTCGTAAACAATTTATGTTACTTAACATAATAAAAGCTGAATTTACATCATCAATGCATATTGCATAACATAATTCTATTTTAAGAAGATATTACATCAGAGTATCAGACACACATTAGGCTTAGCTTCTGGCATGAACATGCATAAACCACAGTCATGTCCTAAAACGGCCACACCACCAGGTTGTTGACAGCCTGTGATATACAAGTAATCAGCATCTTGTCGAAATGTGTAAGGCACAACATCTGTCATCATCTTTACTGGGGCAGCAGCAATGATTGCCAAACTCTTCTCTGGGAGAAGatccaataacttttttcttcttaggaTGTATTCCTCCGTAGATATACCCGGTGTGAGATCCCCATCTTTTAGTAGCTATAATGTaacaagccaaaaaaaaaaaaaaatagtcttaacAAACAATAGTTTAGCTAAATGCTCTATACCACTTCAATAGCACATTGTGCAAAGCAAGGAAGCCCAAACATTTCAATCGTACCTGTGTCAAACATACAACAGACACTTCAAATACTTCTAGTtacatttcacatttttttttacttttgtttgttaAACTTTAATATAAACACAAATGGAAAACTATAATAAACCTGCGGATGAGACGCGGAGGTTGGTTGTCCAATATCAACAACAACCTTGTCAGTGCAATAGGAACGAAAACCTACAACCTGCGAGCGAAACAAGCAAATGCCAAGGAGTCAGAATCACCTGAATGAATCATTTGAATATTCCCTAGATTTAGCCAaacaaataagaataaaaagaaaaatatgagatCATCAATTACATAGCTTCCGTTGAGAAACCAATTTAAAGGTCGGGCGTATGAATGGTTAAAATATTTGCAGAGGAAGCGTAAATTGCAGAGTGAGAACAATTGAATTTATCAACCGAAAAGCAAGAGTTAGAAGCAGTTATTAACTGAATTTGAAGAAACAAAACTAAATTTCCATGTTTGAATTGGAGTCACAGTAACAGCAGAAAATCATTTAGAACATACTAAGAAGACATGTAGTTTGGGTTCCTATGAATACGAAGTACGAGGTAGCAGAAAGCGATGAAGGAAGACATACTTGTCTGTGTGAAATTATCCTGGTTAGTTTTCTTACGGCACCCTGCATCTTCGTAGGAGctcctttgtgttgttttcaaCAATAAGCACCAGACTAGACCAGAGGTTTAAACTACAAAGGGTTTAAGAGTTGCAGTCACTTGATTTGTGTCTCGTACTCGTACCCGTTGTTTTTGTCCAACTTATGTTCCGtctataaattattgtttttgccGTAAAATGTAGGAATACTCTCTCTTTCAATTAaccttttataatttatactgtccttttttaatactaaaatatataaggaaaaaaaaaaaaaaaaatatatatatatatatatatatatatatacacatgtgATTGGAGATATTTAAACATAaacatttatttgattaaaaaaaatataaataaacgatttgcaagttgcaacaaagtattactttaaaatatgtTGAATATTGTCctcaaattacaaaaaaaaaatgtttgaacgttgtttactaaatataatcattaaaggtgaatgcaaattacaaaattaattggTTTTCACATGTTGAAGGTTCACCGCAAGACCAAACGTCCGCTTAAGTGTCATCGGGGATAATAAAgacatttaattgaaataaaaaaaattacaagtagGCAGATACTACCAATATctgcaggaatttaaaattttaaaataaaataaaaaaagacatttaCTTAAAGGAAATTGATAGTGTGTGCATCCTCTTCCTTTCAATCAAGTAAAGCATTCCTATTAATCAGTCTCTCAACACGGCCTAACATGTCGCTTTGTTAGTTTTACTGAGGCAATTGCATAACAATTGAGCATTGTACAAATTTTTTGGGATTGTACAATAGTACATAGAAGACAAGatatcaagaacaatgtaaatTTGAATGGTATCAAAAACTTGAGATCATTTTTTGTGAGACCTCTTACAGAAAACGCCCAAGGAAATCCTTGATCCCATCAATGTAAGGGGACCGGGTAGGAATTATATGACCACAATCATGCTCAACGATCCCAGAACAATCACTATCATATAGAGAAACAAGTTCCTTGCTAGCTTGGTTAGCTATTTGTCTGTCTTTACCATGCTCATTACCAAAAATATGAAGAGACGGGCACTTGATAGGGCCACACTCCATCTCTTTCATCCGGAGAGCAAAGCCAGAGCACAGGACTACAAATTTAAAGTCCATTTCACCTTTCAGCTTTTCTTGTTGTGCAGAGATTAAGGCAGCCATTGCTGCTCCCTGTGAAAATCCCAAGATTCCATCGAATGGTCCTTGTTGGGAAAACACATTCTTCAAGTGTGATACAGAAATATCATATCCATCAGTTTGCTGCTGGTATTGAAGTGCATCGAATGGACCGTCTGCTACCTTCCAATCAACACCACTACTTCCATCAAAGTTGGGTGCCAAAAACCATGCAAACTTCTTCTTGCAATTCTCCAAAGGTGGAGGAGGACTAGGTGGCAATGATGATGCACAATTCACATTGAGCTCGGACACGGGGATTTGGTAAATGAATGGCAATTCATGAGGAGCattgataaaaacaaattcagCCATTTTCTTGAGTTTCTTGGCTAGTGATGCTGTTCTGCCTTTGAAACTGGATGCATTCTGTCGGAACCCATGCAAGCACAAGATTCTCAGTTTTCTTGAGGTCCTTGGATCTGAACATTAACCATTGGGACGTTAGGTATTGCACACTTTTGGTAAATTATAGAGGGCCTTTAAAATTGCCTGTGCTTCAAATTTCAGTAGACATGAACTTTTCAGTAGTCAGTACAATAAGACAATTGTAAAATTAACCATTAGTTAACTTAAAATTTGACAAAACACATGTGAAAGCAAGGTGTGGAGCGATATGGATCACAGAACTTACCATCTCCCCTAGGCACTTGAGGCAAACACATAGTATCTGAAGAAAAATTCTGGAATTCGGCACCTGGCAATGATGATTTTGATTCACCATTTTCAATTAATTGTGTTGACCTAACGACCTTGCCCTGTTTCTGACAAAGCTCACAAACGTACTGTGTAGATTCATTCTGGTAGACCACAATAATATCAGAAGCAAGAAAAGAGAACAAAGAACCCCAgcaaacaaatagaaaaaagatTAGAGTCAAGAAATTTAAGAAGATGGAGAAGGGATAAATTTTCTGGAGTACAAATTCAGAAATGTAGTTAATCCAAGTTATAGGACCCATGGCTTTAGGACAAATGTTATTCAAATGCAAGCATGCTTGAAGCCCTATTTTGAGGCCTATGGACCACAGTAATAGTGTTACACAATCAGCTCATGAACCtcatttgagaaaaatccaactCTTTTCCCAATAACAAACTTAAACTCTTGATCAGAAGCAAGTCACATTATTAGTATTACCCAGAACCAGTTACAAGTAAATCAGCTCAAAAAAAGCAACACTCAGGTTAAGCTCAGTTcgtaaacaaaaataatcagAATCAAACTCTTCTTTAGAAGTTCATGGGCACTTAACAAACTAGCATATACAACAGTTCTTAGTTCAGTTCTCCAAAACAGCAACATGCTTGAGACTGCTAGATCCAGTATATAGTATCAGATTCAGGAGATATTAACAACTTCCTTTTCTTTCCATTTACTTTGCCTCCTTTCTAACTCCTTCAAAATGGTAAAATTCAGACATGCAAACAGAAACTGTTGGCATATAGATGATAGATAATATATACATTATCAGAGCATACCTGGCAACTACCACAAACCAAAACAAGCATTC comes from Glycine soja cultivar W05 chromosome 20, ASM419377v2, whole genome shotgun sequence and encodes:
- the LOC114401320 gene encoding rhodanese-like domain-containing protein 6 isoform X2, producing MSEEMYGVLLYYKYAEIPNLDDLLTFYHSNCSSLSLLGRVRLSSRGVNVTVGGNLSSLEIHIEALKAYNSLFHDTDFKLANCHQPLNDKVAQECGFTSLSIRIVDELVTLSSHPLLKSPDISNAGKHLSALDFHSSLHNTNRESPENDLVLLDARNLYETRIGKFHVPNIETLDPQVRQYSDLSSWIDDNGERLKGKNILMYCTGGIRCEMASAYIRSKGAGFENVFQRYLEQFPDGGFFKGKNFVFDHRISVGSSDANVIGTCLICQCSFDDYSSRCRCAYCRMLVLVCGSCQNESTQYVCELCQKQGKVVRSTQLIENGESKSSLPGAEFQNFSSDTMCLPQVPRGDDPRTSRKLRILCLHGFRQNASSFKGRTASLAKKLKKMAEFVFINAPHELPFIYQIPVSELNVNCASSLPPSPPPPLENCKKKFAWFLAPNFDGSSGVDWKVADGPFDALQYQQQTDGYDISVSHLKNVFSQQGPFDGILGFSQGAAMAALISAQQEKLKGEMDFKFVVLCSGFALRMKEMECGPIKCPSLHIFGNEHGKDRQIANQASKELVSLYDSDCSGIVEHDCGHIIPTRSPYIDGIKDFLGRFL
- the LOC114401766 gene encoding intermediate cleaving peptidase 55, mitochondrial-like, producing MQGAVRKLTRIISHRQVVGFRSYCTDKVVVDIGQPTSASHPQLLKDGDLTPGISTEEYILRRKKLLDLLPEKSLAIIAAAPVKMMTDVVPYTFRQDADYLYITGCQQPGGVAVLGHDCGLCMFMPEAKPNDVIWQGQIAGVDAALDAFKADKAYPMKKLQEILPDMIRGSSKLFHNVETATPAYMELEAFKTLAYCNNVRDLTVYTHQLRWIKSPAELKLMKESASIACQALLLTMLHSKTYPFEGMLAAKVEYECKIRGAQRMGFNPVVGGGPNGSVIHYSRNDQRIKHGDLVLMDVGCELHGYASDLTRTWPPCGSFSSAQEELYALILETNKHCVELCKPGASIRHIHNHSVEMLQKGLKELGILRDVGSSSYHKLNPTSIGHYLGMDIHDCSMVSNDCPLKPGVVITIEPGVYIPSSFNVPERYRGIGIRIEDEVLITETGYEVLTASIPKEVKHIESLLNNFCHGMGAMDSQNN
- the LOC114401320 gene encoding rhodanese-like domain-containing protein 6 isoform X1; translated protein: MSEEMYGVLLYYKYAEIPNLDDLLTFYHSNCSSLSLLGRVRLSSRGVNVTVGGNLSSLEIHIEALKAYNSLFHDTDFKLANCHQPLNDKVAQECGFTSLSIRIVDELVTLSSHPLLKSPDISNAGKHLSALDFHSSLHNTNRESPENDLVLLDARNLYETRIGKFHVPNIETLDPQVRQYSDLSSWIDDNGERLKGKNILMYCTGGIRCEMASAYIRSKGAGFENVFQLFGGIQRYLEQFPDGGFFKGKNFVFDHRISVGSSDANVIGTCLICQCSFDDYSSRCRCAYCRMLVLVCGSCQNESTQYVCELCQKQGKVVRSTQLIENGESKSSLPGAEFQNFSSDTMCLPQVPRGDDPRTSRKLRILCLHGFRQNASSFKGRTASLAKKLKKMAEFVFINAPHELPFIYQIPVSELNVNCASSLPPSPPPPLENCKKKFAWFLAPNFDGSSGVDWKVADGPFDALQYQQQTDGYDISVSHLKNVFSQQGPFDGILGFSQGAAMAALISAQQEKLKGEMDFKFVVLCSGFALRMKEMECGPIKCPSLHIFGNEHGKDRQIANQASKELVSLYDSDCSGIVEHDCGHIIPTRSPYIDGIKDFLGRFL